The genomic interval AGTGTGCGAAGCCGCCGGGATTGCGGATGGCGTACTGCTGGTGCACCAGGGTTGCACGCCGGCTGTTCTCGAAATAGTCGATCCCGTGTTCCCGCATGAAAGCGTCCTGGATGCCGCGGAAGTCGATCCACACATGAGAAAGCTGGTGCGTGAAGAGCGGTCCCGCATAGAGGAACTGCGTATCGTAGATGGTCTTCCATTCATAGGTCGACGCCCACGCCCGATAGCTCTCTGGGGAGAGAGGGTGGGTACGCGATGCGAGTCCGAGCACGTACAGCAGCAGCGCCTCGTCATACCCTTCCCACCGATACGGCAGGAATCCGCTCTCCGGCTTCCATCCGTGGGTCACCGTGGCTCCGCCGTTGAGGGCCCATCGCCAATCGACGCGCGCATACAATCGATCGGCGAGGTCGCGGATCTCGCGCTCGGCCGGCGAATTCCCGTCGAAGTAGGCGGCGGCCGTCAGGATGCCGCCCATCAACAGGGCGGAGTCGATCGTTGACAACTCGCACTGCCAGGCGCGCGCGCCGGTCTGCATGTCGAGAAAGTGATAGTAGAACCCCTTGTACCCTGTCGCGTCGGGCTCCGGTCCCTGCCGGCTCCCCCAGAAAAACCGCAGCGTCTTTAGCGTGCGTTCCGCGGCCTCGGCGCGCGTGACGAGCCCGCGCTCCACGCCGACAGGGTAGGCGGTGAGCCCCAACCCCACCG from Candidatus Polarisedimenticolia bacterium carries:
- a CDS encoding glucoamylase family protein, with protein sequence MLDANQRDAFSYFLHETNPTNGLVLDKTCANWPASIAAVGLGLTAYPVGVERGLVTRAEAAERTLKTLRFFWGSRQGPEPDATGYKGFYYHFLDMQTGARAWQCELSTIDSALLMGGILTAAAYFDGNSPAEREIRDLADRLYARVDWRWALNGGATVTHGWKPESGFLPYRWEGYDEALLLYVLGLASRTHPLSPESYRAWASTYEWKTIYDTQFLYAGPLFTHQLSHVWIDFRGIQDAFMREHGIDYFENSRRATLVHQQYAIRNPGGFAHYGEFCWGLTASDGPGEVKLTIDGVERQFFDYLARSVPDGPDDGTIAPWAVVASLPFAPEIVLPTVTDFMRWKVGGVHKYGFKATFNPTFPVRGFRDGWVSPWHFGINEGPIVVMIENHRTGLVWRLMRECPPIVDGLRAAGFTGGWLSSD